From a single Vicugna pacos chromosome 4, VicPac4, whole genome shotgun sequence genomic region:
- the ST6GALNAC4 gene encoding alpha-N-acetyl-neuraminyl-2,3-beta-galactosyl-1,3-N-acetyl-galactosaminide alpha-2,6-sialyltransferase isoform X2: MLGSGLGAKIDGAECVLRMNQAPTVGFEADVGQRSTLRVISHTSVPLLLRNYSHYFKQARDTLYVVWGQGKHMDRALGGRTYRSLLQLTRMYPGLQVYTFTEHMMAYCDQVFQDETGKNRRQSGSFLSTGWFTMILALELCEEIVVYGMVSDSYCREESHPSVPYHYFEKGRLDECQMYLAHERAPRSAHRFITEKAVFSRWAKKRPIVFAHPSWRT; encoded by the exons ATGCTGGGCTCAGGCCTGGGCGCCAAAATTGATGGTGCTGAGTGCGTGCTTCGCATGAACCAGGCACCCACCGTGGGCTTCGAGGCGGACGTGGGCCAGCGCAGCACCCTGCGCGTCATCTCCCACACGAGCGTGCCGCTGCTGCTGCGGAACTACTCGCACTACTTCAAGCAGGCCCGAGACACGCTGTACGTGGTGTGGGGCCAGGGGAAGCACATGGACCGGGCGCTTGGCGGCCGCACCTACCGCTCGCTGCTGCAGCTCACCAGGATGTACCCGGGCCTGCAGGTGTATACCTTCACCGAGCACATGATGGCCTACTGCGACCAGGTCTTCCAGGACGAGACGGGCAAGAACCG GAGGCAGTCAGGCTCCTTTCTCAGCACCGGCTGGTTCACCATGATTCTCGCCCTGGAGCTGTGCGAGGAGATCGTGGTCTATGGAATGGTCAGCGACAGCTACTGCAG GGAAGAGAGCCACCCCTCGGTGCCTTACCACTACTTTGAGAAGGGCCGGCTGGACGAATGTCAGATGTATCTGGCACATGAGCGGGCACCCCGCAGCGCCCACCGCTTTATCACTGAGAAGGCCGTGTTCTCCCGCTGGGCCAAGAAGAGGCCCATCGTGTTCGCCCATCCGTCCTGGAGAACCTAG
- the ST6GALNAC4 gene encoding alpha-N-acetyl-neuraminyl-2,3-beta-galactosyl-1,3-N-acetyl-galactosaminide alpha-2,6-sialyltransferase isoform X1, whose translation MKARGRLLLIILCSLGFSAIYILLCCWACLPFCLASCLDPHFSVNFRPTVPGPLHFSGYSSVPDGKPLVRELCHSCAVVSSSGQMLGSGLGAKIDGAECVLRMNQAPTVGFEADVGQRSTLRVISHTSVPLLLRNYSHYFKQARDTLYVVWGQGKHMDRALGGRTYRSLLQLTRMYPGLQVYTFTEHMMAYCDQVFQDETGKNRRQSGSFLSTGWFTMILALELCEEIVVYGMVSDSYCREESHPSVPYHYFEKGRLDECQMYLAHERAPRSAHRFITEKAVFSRWAKKRPIVFAHPSWRT comes from the exons ATGAAGGCTCGG GGTCGGCTCCTGCTCATCATCCTGTGTTCCTTGGGCTTCTCCGCCATCTACATCCTGCTGTGCTGCTGGGCCTGCCTGCCCTTCTGCCTGGCCTCCTGCCTGGACCCCCACTTCTCTGTCAACTTCCGGCCCACTGTGCCAGGGCCCCTGCACTTCAGTGGGTACAGCAGCGTGCCAGATGGGAAG CCGCTGGTCCGAGAGCTGTGCCACAGCTGTGCTGTGGTGTCCAGCTCCGGCCAGATGCTGGGCTCAGGCCTGGGCGCCAAAATTGATGGTGCTGAGTGCGTGCTTCGCATGAACCAGGCACCCACCGTGGGCTTCGAGGCGGACGTGGGCCAGCGCAGCACCCTGCGCGTCATCTCCCACACGAGCGTGCCGCTGCTGCTGCGGAACTACTCGCACTACTTCAAGCAGGCCCGAGACACGCTGTACGTGGTGTGGGGCCAGGGGAAGCACATGGACCGGGCGCTTGGCGGCCGCACCTACCGCTCGCTGCTGCAGCTCACCAGGATGTACCCGGGCCTGCAGGTGTATACCTTCACCGAGCACATGATGGCCTACTGCGACCAGGTCTTCCAGGACGAGACGGGCAAGAACCG GAGGCAGTCAGGCTCCTTTCTCAGCACCGGCTGGTTCACCATGATTCTCGCCCTGGAGCTGTGCGAGGAGATCGTGGTCTATGGAATGGTCAGCGACAGCTACTGCAG GGAAGAGAGCCACCCCTCGGTGCCTTACCACTACTTTGAGAAGGGCCGGCTGGACGAATGTCAGATGTATCTGGCACATGAGCGGGCACCCCGCAGCGCCCACCGCTTTATCACTGAGAAGGCCGTGTTCTCCCGCTGGGCCAAGAAGAGGCCCATCGTGTTCGCCCATCCGTCCTGGAGAACCTAG